Below is a genomic region from Streptomyces sp. NBC_00461.
CTTGTCCCGTCCGGAAGGCCGTTCTATCGTCGTGATGTATCGAGTCGATACATCGGAGCGAAATAAAGGCGAGGAGGCGAGCGGATGAGCCGGCGTTCCGGGATCCTTGAGTTCGCTGTACTCGGCCTGCTCCGCGAGTCCCCGATGCACGGCTACGAGCTGCGCAAGCGACTCAATACGTCACTGGGCGTGTTCCGCGCGTTCAGCTACGGGACGCTCTATCCCTGCCTCAAGACGCTGGTCGCCAACGGCTGGTTGATCGAGGAGTCGGCGCACCCACCCGAGGATGCGCTCGCCGCACCACTCACAGGGCGTCGCGCCAAGATCGTCTACCGGTTGACGGCGGACGGTAAGGAGCACTTCGAGGAACTGCTCTCGCAGACGGGCCCCGACGCGTACGAGGACGAGCACTTCGCGGCCCGGTTCGCCTTCTTCGGGCAGACGTCGCGCGACGTACGCATGCGCGTGCTCGAGGGTCGCCGCAGCCGGCTGGAGGAGCGTCTGGAGAAGATGAGCGCCTCCCTGGCGCGCACCCGGGAGCGCCTCGACGACTACACGCTTGAGCTCCAGCGCCACGGAATGGAGTCCGTGGAGCGCGAAGTGCGCTGGTTGAACGAGCTCATCGAAAGCGAGCGGGCCGGACGGGACCTGAAGGGTCCCGCCTCCGGGGGGACCGCTCAGCAGAACAACACATCTGGAGCGACGGGCGGCCTGCCCCGTCCCGGGGACACCCCTGGGACGGATACGCCCGACGACACCGCCACGTGAGAGCCCAGTCAGGGCCTCACTCGTACACACAGGGAGCAACCGGAATGGGTTCGGTTCGCGTAGCCATCGTCGGCGTGGGCAACTGCGCGGCGTCGCTGGTGCAGGGCGTCGAGTACTACAAGGACGCCGACCCGGCGTCGAAGGTCCCCGGCCTGATGCACGTGCAGTTCGGTGACTACCACGTCGGCGACGTCGAGTTCGTCGCGGCGTTCGACGTCGACGCCAAGAAGGTCGGCCTCGACCTCGCGGACGCGATCGGCGCCTCCGAGAACAACACCATCAAGATCTGCGACGTCCCGAACAAGGGCGTCCAGGTCCAGCGTGGCCACACGCTGGACGGTCTGGGCAAGTACTACCGCGAGACGATCGAGGAGTCCGCCGAGGCCCCGGTCGACGTCGTCCAGATCCTCAAGGACAAGCAGGTCGACGTCCTCGTCTGCTACCTGCCCGTCGGCTCCGAGGACGCGGCGAAGTTCTACGCCCAGTGCGCCATCGACGCCAAGGTCGCGTTCGTCAACGCTCTTCCGGTCTTCATCGCCGGCACCAAGGAGTGGGCGGACAAGTTCACCGAGGCGGGCGTCCCGATCGTCGGCGACGACATCAAGTCGCAGGTCGGCGCGACCATCACGCACCGTGTGATGGCAAAGCTGTTCGAAGACCGCGGTGTCCGTCTTGAGCGCACCATGCAGCTCAACGTCGGCGGCAACATGGACTTCAAGAACATGCTCGAGCGTGACCGCCTGGAGTCGAAGAAGATCTCGAAGACGCAGGCCGTCACCTCGCAGATCCGCGACCGTGAGCTGGGCGAGAAGAACGTCCACATCGGCCCGTCCGACTACGTCGCCTGGCTCGACGACCGCAAGTGGGCCTACGTCCGCCTCGAGGGCCGTGCCTTCGGTGACGTCCCGCTGAACCTCGAGTACAAGCTTGAGGTCTGGGACTCCCCGAACTCCGCGGGTGTCATCATCGACGCCCTGCGCGCCGCGAAGATCGCCAAGGACCGCGGCATCGGCGGCCCGATCCTCTCCGCCTCCTCGTACTTCATGAAGTCCCCGCCGGTGCAGTACTTCGACGACGAGGCCTTCGAGAACGTCGAGAAGTTCATCAAGGGTGAGGTCGAGCGCTAAGCGCTGACACAACTGCTCCTGCCAGGGCGTCGAGGGTCCCCGGGTCGCATGACCTGGGGACCCTCCCCGTATGTGAGGCTGTGCCCCATGGCCGTCGTCCGTGACCTGCGCACCCTTCTGCGCTTCGCGAACTTCCGGCGCCTGCTCGCCGTACGCCTGCTCTCCCAGGGCGCCGACGGCGTCTACCAGGTCGCGC
It encodes:
- a CDS encoding PadR family transcriptional regulator, translating into MSRRSGILEFAVLGLLRESPMHGYELRKRLNTSLGVFRAFSYGTLYPCLKTLVANGWLIEESAHPPEDALAAPLTGRRAKIVYRLTADGKEHFEELLSQTGPDAYEDEHFAARFAFFGQTSRDVRMRVLEGRRSRLEERLEKMSASLARTRERLDDYTLELQRHGMESVEREVRWLNELIESERAGRDLKGPASGGTAQQNNTSGATGGLPRPGDTPGTDTPDDTAT
- a CDS encoding inositol-3-phosphate synthase — protein: MGSVRVAIVGVGNCAASLVQGVEYYKDADPASKVPGLMHVQFGDYHVGDVEFVAAFDVDAKKVGLDLADAIGASENNTIKICDVPNKGVQVQRGHTLDGLGKYYRETIEESAEAPVDVVQILKDKQVDVLVCYLPVGSEDAAKFYAQCAIDAKVAFVNALPVFIAGTKEWADKFTEAGVPIVGDDIKSQVGATITHRVMAKLFEDRGVRLERTMQLNVGGNMDFKNMLERDRLESKKISKTQAVTSQIRDRELGEKNVHIGPSDYVAWLDDRKWAYVRLEGRAFGDVPLNLEYKLEVWDSPNSAGVIIDALRAAKIAKDRGIGGPILSASSYFMKSPPVQYFDDEAFENVEKFIKGEVER